A genomic window from Providencia alcalifaciens includes:
- the rlmC gene encoding 23S rRNA (uracil(747)-C(5))-methyltransferase RlmC — MHCEKYLSGECRSCQWLELSPEQQISRKQDNLQSLLPSLASSLFFTPVTGPFEGFRNKAKMVISGSVEKPILGIVNRDGDAVSLTGCPLYPTEFLPIFAQLIPFIARAGLTPYNIERKRGELKYILLTQSWHTKQFMLRFVLRSDKKIAQLQKALPWLQEKLPQLAVITANIQPVHMAILEGAQEIMFTEQHVLRDEFNQVPLFIRPQSFFQTNPIVASQLYQTAREWVKELNITSLWDLFCGVGGFGLHCADKTTKLTGIEISAPAIECARQSAQELGLQHVEFQALDSTNFATSRQDIPDLVLVNPPRRGIGKNLCNYLSDMHPEYILYSSCNAQTMAQDFELLSGYEVCKVQLFDMFPHTAHYEVLSLLKRK; from the coding sequence ATGCATTGTGAAAAATATTTGTCAGGAGAATGCCGCTCCTGTCAGTGGCTAGAATTATCGCCAGAACAGCAAATTTCCCGTAAACAAGATAATCTGCAATCTTTATTGCCTTCTTTGGCGTCATCTTTATTTTTCACACCAGTGACGGGGCCATTTGAAGGATTTCGCAATAAAGCCAAAATGGTTATCAGTGGTAGCGTTGAAAAACCGATTTTGGGTATTGTTAACCGTGATGGTGATGCTGTCAGTTTAACGGGGTGCCCGTTATATCCCACTGAATTTTTGCCAATCTTCGCGCAGCTTATTCCTTTTATCGCAAGAGCTGGGTTAACCCCATATAATATTGAACGCAAGCGCGGTGAGCTAAAATATATTTTGCTGACTCAAAGCTGGCATACCAAACAATTTATGTTGCGCTTTGTCTTGCGCTCCGATAAAAAAATCGCGCAATTACAGAAAGCATTACCTTGGTTACAAGAAAAATTGCCGCAATTAGCCGTGATCACCGCTAATATTCAACCCGTACATATGGCCATTTTAGAAGGTGCACAGGAAATTATGTTCACTGAGCAACATGTGCTGCGGGATGAATTTAACCAAGTTCCTCTGTTTATTCGCCCGCAAAGTTTTTTCCAAACTAACCCTATCGTGGCATCTCAGTTATATCAAACTGCTCGAGAGTGGGTGAAAGAATTGAATATTACTAGTTTATGGGATCTGTTTTGTGGTGTGGGTGGCTTTGGTTTGCATTGCGCGGATAAAACGACCAAGCTAACGGGGATTGAAATTAGTGCGCCAGCTATTGAATGTGCGCGTCAGTCTGCCCAAGAGCTGGGTTTGCAGCACGTTGAATTCCAAGCATTAGATTCTACAAATTTTGCAACCAGCCGCCAAGATATTCCCGATTTAGTGCTAGTGAATCCACCTCGCCGCGGTATCGGTAAGAATTTATGCAATTATTTATCTGATATGCATCCTGAGTATATCCTTTATTCTAGCTGCAATGCCCAAACGATGGCGCAAGACTTTGAATTATTATCAGGATACGAAGTTTGCAAAGTTCAACTATTTGATATGTTTCCACATACAGCACACTATGAAGTGTTGAGCTTATTGAAGCGAAAATAG
- a CDS encoding YbjN domain-containing protein — protein sequence MDSICYPDISQLREWLDQLKTSYFECDSCAALHLPHMQNIDGIFDAKLDIINNVLVLSALAELKPTAIITLVANISQINASSLTAKVFLEINNENLPKLVVSQSFSLEAGITYRQFSHFLQQAEEQISGIVFEIFSNNLLYANQDEYEELASDDNDDDTESGLDDKPSVIIH from the coding sequence ATGGATTCTATTTGTTACCCAGATATCTCACAACTGCGTGAGTGGCTCGACCAACTCAAAACATCTTATTTCGAGTGTGATTCTTGTGCTGCTTTGCATCTCCCTCATATGCAAAATATTGATGGGATCTTTGATGCTAAATTAGACATTATTAATAATGTGTTAGTACTCTCCGCATTGGCAGAGCTTAAACCTACCGCGATTATTACGTTGGTGGCAAATATTAGCCAAATTAACGCCAGCTCATTAACGGCAAAAGTTTTTCTCGAAATTAATAATGAAAATCTACCTAAATTGGTGGTTAGCCAATCATTTTCGTTAGAAGCTGGGATTACCTATCGCCAATTTAGCCATTTCTTACAGCAAGCCGAAGAGCAAATTTCCGGTATTGTGTTTGAAATTTTCAGTAATAATCTGTTGTATGCTAACCAAGATGAGTATGAAGAGTTAGCGTCGGATGATAATGATGACGACACTGAATCCGGTCTTGATGATAAACCTTCTGTGATTATTCACTAA
- the artQ gene encoding arginine ABC transporter permease ArtQ, with protein MNDLFFLASAAGITVGLAVLALVLGLVLAMLFTAWESVRFKPLAFLGTCWVTLIRGLPELLVVLFVYFGTLQLINLLGDGIAINLGFWQGTFQIDPSIFFADSGEFDYTPFFCGVIALALLYASYASQTLRGALKAVPYGQWEAGLALGLSKRTIFFRYIMPQMWRHALPGLGNQWLVLLKDTALVSLISVNDLMLQTKTIVNRTHEPFTWYAIVGLIYLAITLLSQLVLKRIELRTTRFERSDAK; from the coding sequence ATGAATGATTTATTCTTTTTAGCAAGTGCCGCCGGTATTACCGTCGGCCTTGCCGTTTTAGCGCTAGTCCTTGGATTGGTTCTCGCGATGTTATTTACCGCATGGGAATCTGTTCGGTTCAAACCTCTCGCCTTTTTAGGTACCTGCTGGGTCACGCTGATCCGCGGTTTACCTGAACTATTGGTGGTGCTGTTTGTCTATTTTGGAACGCTCCAGCTCATTAACCTGTTAGGGGATGGTATCGCCATTAACTTAGGTTTCTGGCAAGGCACATTCCAAATTGACCCGAGTATTTTCTTTGCTGACAGCGGCGAATTTGACTACACGCCATTCTTCTGTGGTGTGATTGCGCTTGCGCTGTTATATGCTTCTTACGCCTCACAGACCTTGCGTGGTGCATTGAAAGCCGTGCCTTATGGTCAATGGGAAGCGGGATTGGCGCTTGGATTAAGCAAACGTACCATTTTCTTTCGCTATATCATGCCGCAAATGTGGCGCCATGCCCTGCCAGGCTTAGGTAACCAGTGGTTAGTGTTACTCAAAGATACCGCGTTAGTGTCCTTAATTAGCGTCAATGACTTAATGCTACAGACCAAAACCATTGTGAACCGTACCCATGAACCATTTACTTGGTACGCTATTGTGGGACTGATTTACCTCGCTATCACCCTATTAAGCCAATTGGTGCTAAAACGTATTGAACTGCGCACCACTCGTTTTGAACGGAGTGACGCGAAATGA
- a CDS encoding YbjC family protein, whose amino-acid sequence MEQQQKTTKETKGTMRSLADMPKPVLFLEGIGILLLITVLLATNDYITLPEWLASSSAIVSMVLVGMGCLIPAMINIIWRAVHGLTFLGIDNKSGGASRERRNQPKEMTRDDDKPDEK is encoded by the coding sequence ATGGAACAACAGCAAAAAACCACAAAAGAGACTAAAGGGACGATGCGCTCATTAGCGGATATGCCAAAACCAGTTCTTTTTCTTGAGGGTATCGGAATATTATTATTAATTACCGTATTACTTGCCACTAATGACTATATTACTCTGCCGGAATGGTTAGCTAGCTCTAGCGCGATTGTTTCTATGGTGCTAGTCGGGATGGGGTGCTTAATTCCAGCAATGATAAATATTATCTGGCGAGCAGTGCATGGTCTTACGTTTTTGGGAATTGACAATAAATCGGGTGGCGCGAGTCGTGAACGCCGTAACCAGCCAAAAGAGATGACGCGAGATGATGATAAACCAGACGAAAAGTAG
- the artM gene encoding arginine ABC transporter permease ArtM, whose translation MIDLILQILPGLPTSLSLTFSALLVAFILSILFTLILSLKTPVVSQVVKVYITLFTGTPLLVQFFLIYNGPSQFKSLQDYPMLWEFISTPWICAMVALALNSAAYSTLLFHGAVKAIPSGQWQSCQALGMNKLQTMRIILPYAFKRSLSSYSNEVVLIFKSTSLASTITMLDIMGYSSQVFGQTWDVMAFVAAGIIYLVVNAILTLIMRLIERKALAFEHRS comes from the coding sequence ATGATCGATTTAATTCTGCAAATATTACCGGGATTACCGACCAGCTTGTCACTGACCTTCAGTGCATTATTGGTGGCTTTTATCTTATCCATCTTATTTACGCTGATCTTATCCCTCAAAACCCCCGTCGTTTCACAAGTCGTTAAGGTGTATATCACCCTATTCACGGGTACGCCGTTATTGGTGCAATTTTTCTTGATTTATAATGGCCCTAGCCAATTTAAGTCACTTCAAGATTACCCAATGCTGTGGGAATTTATTTCGACTCCATGGATTTGTGCGATGGTAGCATTGGCATTAAACAGTGCAGCATATTCCACGTTATTATTCCATGGCGCGGTAAAAGCCATTCCGTCGGGTCAGTGGCAATCTTGCCAGGCGTTGGGTATGAATAAGCTGCAAACCATGCGAATTATTCTCCCTTATGCGTTTAAACGTTCACTTTCATCCTATTCCAACGAAGTGGTGCTGATTTTCAAAAGTACCTCTCTCGCCAGTACCATTACGATGCTGGATATTATGGGCTACAGTAGCCAAGTATTTGGACAGACATGGGATGTCATGGCGTTTGTCGCGGCAGGTATTATCTATCTTGTGGTAAATGCTATTCTGACGTTAATTATGCGTCTGATTGAGCGTAAAGCACTGGCATTTGAACATCGTAGCTAA
- a CDS encoding GrxA family glutaredoxin gives MYTVIFGRPGCPYCVRAKELAEKLKNERDDFDYRYVDIQAEGISKEDLSKTVGKTVETVPQIFIDEKHIGGCTDFEAYAKENLNLYK, from the coding sequence ATGTACACTGTTATTTTTGGTCGCCCTGGTTGCCCATACTGTGTTCGTGCTAAAGAACTTGCAGAAAAACTGAAGAATGAACGTGACGACTTCGATTATCGCTATGTTGATATCCAAGCGGAAGGTATCTCTAAAGAAGACTTATCCAAAACCGTTGGTAAAACTGTCGAAACCGTTCCTCAAATCTTTATTGATGAAAAACATATCGGTGGTTGCACGGATTTTGAAGCATACGCTAAAGAAAATCTGAACCTGTATAAATAA